A DNA window from Leopardus geoffroyi isolate Oge1 chromosome A1, O.geoffroyi_Oge1_pat1.0, whole genome shotgun sequence contains the following coding sequences:
- the LECT2 gene encoding leukocyte cell-derived chemotaxin-2, translated as MFSTEVLLFAVFISTALAGPWASICAGKSSNEIRTCDRHGCGQYTAQRNHRPHQGVDVLCSDGSTVYAPFTGTIVGQEKPYKNKNAINNGVRISGRGFCIKMFHIKPIKYKGSIKKGEKLGTVLPLQKVHPGIQSHIHIENCDLSDPTAYL; from the exons ATGTTTTCCACAGAAGTCCTCCTTTTTGCTGTCTTCATTTCGACTG CTCTGGCTGGACCATGGGCTAGTATCTGTGCTGGCAAGTCTTCCAATGAGATCAGGACATGTGACAGGCATGGCTGTGGCCAGTATACTGCTCAAAG aaatcatAGGCCTCACCAGGGTGTGGACGTCTTGTGCTCTGATGGATCGACTGTGTATGCGCCTTTCACCGGAACGATTGTAGGCCAGGAGAAACCTTATAAGAACAAAAATGCCATTAATAATGGAGTTCGGATATCTGGAAGAG gtttttgtataaaaatgttcCATATTAAGCCAATTAAATATAAAGGTTCCATCAAGAAGGGAGAAAAACTGGGAACTGTATTGCCCTTGCAGAAAGTTCATCCTGGCATACAATCCCATATACATATTGAAAACTGTGACTTGAGTGATCCTACTGCATATCTCTAA